A genome region from Penaeus monodon isolate SGIC_2016 chromosome 14, NSTDA_Pmon_1, whole genome shotgun sequence includes the following:
- the LOC119580587 gene encoding putative uncharacterized protein DDB_G0287457: MALQVEFYLYILLFAVTFDIHALNFSSRFWQRRYCEILFSTLLVAVMGQFNQGGFFNSPQRRQTQPGRRNVFLRFDDDDFDDFFDDDDDDSLEDLYEDLYDDDAHDRAQARAALTRLRASGAITGNSFRNNRGFRNNNAFRTSGFNNNGFRTSGFNNNGFSNRFPSNSRSTGFNSNSRFGTNNRVSSFNNNNNNNNRFASNPIRTSSFNTNRANRFPTNTNSHFGGSSGFGRPLSSSNPFTTKRSSGSSFSSSESLNAIPGSSDIKSTSSSPFKSFNSNINRLGGNGYFFSMKTHGAEPVTYFIRYDD; this comes from the exons ATGGCCTTACAAGTAGAATTTTATCTCTACATTTTGTTATTTGCTGTTACTTTCGACATCCACGCCCTGAATTTCTCTTCCCGTTTCTGGCAGCGTCGCTATTGTGAG ATCTTATTCTCCACGTTGTTGGTGGCCGTCATGGGGCAGTTTAATCAG ggcgGCTTCTTCAACTCCCCCCAGCGGCGCCAGACGCAGCCCGGCCGTCGCAACGTCTTCCTTCGTTTCGACGACGATGACTTCGATGATTTCttcgatgacgacgacgacgattcCCTGGAAGACCTTTACGAAGACCTCTACGATGATGATGCCCACGACCGCGCCCAGGCCCGCGCTGCCCTCACCCGCCTCAGGGCATCCGGCGCCATCACCGGCAACAGCTTCAGGAACAACAG GGGCTTCAGAAACAACAATGCTTTCAGAACATCAGGCTTCAACAACAACGGCTTCAGAACATCAGGCTTCAACAACAACGGTTTCTCCAATAGATTCCCCTCCAATTCCCGCTCCACTGGATTCAACTCTAACAGCAGATTCGGCACTAACAACCGCGTGAGCagcttcaacaacaacaacaacaacaacaaccggtTCGCATCAAACCCAATTCGAACCAGCAGCTTCAACACCAACCGTGCCAACCGTTtccccaccaacaccaacagccACTTCGGAGGCTCCAGTGGCTTCGGGcggcccctctcctcctccaacccaTTCACCACCAAGAGGAGCAGCGGGTCCTCCTTCTCCAGCAGCGAGTCCCTCAACGCCATCCCCGGCAGCAGCGACATCAAGAGCACCTCGTCCTCGCCGTTCAAGTCCTTCAACTCGAACATCAACCGACTTGGAGGCAACGGCTACTTCTTCTCCATGAAGACCCACGGCGCCGAGCCCGTCACCTACTTCATTCGCTACGACGACTAG